The following is a genomic window from Geoalkalibacter halelectricus.
TGGGGCCAATACGCTGGGCGCTCCATACCTTGCCTTCCTTGTCCTCAATCGGGATTACCAGGTTGCCCCGGTCGTCCAGCTTGGCACCGAAGGCGTGACCGGCTCCGTCCAGGCCTTTGCCCTTCAAATAGGGGTGGTCTGCCGGTGCGTCTGGCAGGCTGGCCAGCTCCTGGGTGATCGCTTGTGATTTGGCGTTATAACCAGCCTCGCGCTCGCGCTCGCGGGCCTGTCGCTTCGCCTCGGCCTCACGCTCCAGCTTCGCAATTTCTGCCGGGTTGAGGCGCTGGCCGGTTGCCTTCCAGTTTTCCTTATAACCGCTCTTGAAATTCTGAATGAAGCCTGCGGGGTGGCCATCCAGATAGCCCTTATATGCCCCTGAACTCTTGCCCTTTTCGTCACCTTCAACCGGAACGCGGTGCAGCTTGCCGTCCATCTGCGGCAGCCCTTCGACCTTTAGCCCGGCATCCTTCAATGCCTCGGCAAACTCGGCGCGGGGATCTTGCGGGGGCTCCTGTCGGATCTCGTTGTTCTCTGGCAGCCACTTGGAAAGCGGGGCCAGGTTGGTGCCTTCCGGTGCATACCAGCTTTTGGCTCCTTTGTCCCAACGTGCGCCTTGTTGCTTGGCCTCGTTTTTCTCCTTGTAAGGTACGTTGAGCCAGGTTTTTTCCTGGGCTATCTGTTGCGGCTGCGCTGCCTCCTGTTTTGGTGTTTCCATCGCGTTGTTCTCCTTCGCCTGGGCTTGTGACCGGCTTACGGTCTGCTCCTGGGCCTCACGGCTCTGGTAGACCTTCGCCTGGTCGTGGATCGCCTCCAGGCGCTGCGCTACAGCGTTGGCCTGCTCCTGGGTGGGGTGATCCGATTGCCACATCATGCGGCCATCTTCTTGGCCGACATAAACGCCAAAAAATTGCGCTTCTTCGGCCGGGGCTTCTTCTACAAACTTCTCTCCGTCCTGCTCGATCTCGACGCAGCCACGAACCTGAGTTGTGCCCGTCCAGGTGTCCAGCTCATGCTTGACCATGCTCTGAACGCCATACTCTCCCGGCACAATCATGGTGTTGGCGACGGTATCCAGCCCCTCGGCCGTCATGCGTCCTTCTCTGACTTCTGCCAGGCCTGCCGCCATGCGGTTGATATAACCGGCTTCCTGCTCTGCTCTCTCGTAGTCTGGCCACGGGCCACCGGCCAGCTCGTTTTCGCCGTCAGCAGATACCACAATCCAATGCCCGGCCTTGTCGCCGTAGGCCTCTGGATCGTCGGCCAACTGCCAGGGTTTCGCGGCCAGCTCCTGATCCTGTTCTTGGCGTTGCGTGACCTGGTGTTGCAGTAGCGGGGTGATAGCTTGCTTGAAGGCCTCGGTCTGCCACTCTGGATCTGAGGTAAAACCTGTTCCTGGTACTCGCTCACCGTCCACTAGCGTGACGGCTTTACCATCACCAGGCATCAGCTCGGTTTCGATTGGCAGGGTTTCCCCGTCCTTCTCGTAGCGGATGACCATAGCCCCTTCTTCACGCTCGGAACGGCCAAGGGTCGCGTTCATACCGTAGGCCTTGGCAGCGGCTTCCATCGTTCGCCAGGACTCAATGGACTTGTAACCTTCCAGGGCTTCGCTGCTGGCCTCGTCCAGCTCGGCAACCAGTTGTTGCTGGGTCTGAACCTTCTCTTGCTCCTGCTCTTGCTCCTGAACAAGCCCCTGCACATAGTCCATGATCTGCTGGGCATCGCGTGATGCTCTGAACAGCTCCTGGGGATCTTCTTTCAGCGCCTTGATCCAGCTCCCGATATAAGCGGTGTGCTGGCCAGGGTCGTGCCCTATTCCCAGCTCGGTGCCCAGCATGTAGCTGGCCAGCTCGGCCCGTAGTTCTTCCTTGGCGTAACCTTCGCTCCCGAATGGGTGCGCCAAATCTCGATCCAGGCGGGACGGGTGCCCCGTCCAGTGGCCCAGCTCATGCAATGCGGTGGCATAGTAGTTGTCTGGCGTGGGGAATTGCCCGCGCTCCGGCATGTGGATCTGATCGGTGCTTGGCCGGTAGAAAGCTCGGTCGTTCTGATCGTGGTGGATACTGGCCCCGGACGCCTCCAGCAGCTTTTCAGCGTCGGCGTGACGCTCCCACTCCGGCCGCTCCTTCCTGGGGGGCAGCGGCGGCATACCGTCGATCTGTGAGGCATGGAACACAACGGCATGAAATACCTTTGGCCGCTCCAGCTCGACGTTGCGATATTGCTTTTCGCCCTTCTCGTCCAGGATCGGTTTGCCCTGGTCGTCCTTGAGCAACTTCTTTTCTCGGAATTGCCAATACTGGACTACTGCGCCCTTCTCTCCTTTTCTGACTTGAGCGCCCAGCTCGCTGGCCTGCTTGTAGGTACACCAGCGGTTATCCTCGCCCTGTTTCAGCATGGACAGGTAAACGCTGTTCCAGCCTCGGTATGGTTTCCCGGTCAGGGCATTGGTCGGCCGGTCGGGTTGCTGGCCGGGCTCCCAAGGCTTGATCCAGGGGGCGGTGCCCTCCTGCAAAGCCTTGATTACTTCCTCGGCTACCCGCTCATGGTAGGGTTGTTTTTGCTCTGCCATTACTGCGCCTCCCGTGGGTCGTTGCTTGCCTCCATCGCGTCTTCCAGGCTCATCGCGTCTTCTTCAAATGCGCCCATGCGGTCGGCCTCGTCGGGCTCAAATTCGACCGCCAGGCCGGGCACTGCATCCATGAAACTGGCCTTCACTGCGGTGGCGTCGATAGCGTCCAGTTGTTCTTTTGTCGGGCTTTGGTCTTGGTTTTCCATGTCGTTACCTTCTTCAGTTGTTGGAGTTGAAGGGTAATAACCCTCCGGTGGTGTCCAGCTAATGCCGGTCGGGGATCTCATAGCCTCGATGGCACTAGCGGACTGTTGGGACGGCTGCACCGAAGTCGGCGCGGCTGCCGGGTTTTGGCC
Proteins encoded in this region:
- a CDS encoding zincin-like metallopeptidase domain-containing protein, encoding MAEQKQPYHERVAEEVIKALQEGTAPWIKPWEPGQQPDRPTNALTGKPYRGWNSVYLSMLKQGEDNRWCTYKQASELGAQVRKGEKGAVVQYWQFREKKLLKDDQGKPILDEKGEKQYRNVELERPKVFHAVVFHASQIDGMPPLPPRKERPEWERHADAEKLLEASGASIHHDQNDRAFYRPSTDQIHMPERGQFPTPDNYYATALHELGHWTGHPSRLDRDLAHPFGSEGYAKEELRAELASYMLGTELGIGHDPGQHTAYIGSWIKALKEDPQELFRASRDAQQIMDYVQGLVQEQEQEQEKVQTQQQLVAELDEASSEALEGYKSIESWRTMEAAAKAYGMNATLGRSEREEGAMVIRYEKDGETLPIETELMPGDGKAVTLVDGERVPGTGFTSDPEWQTEAFKQAITPLLQHQVTQRQEQDQELAAKPWQLADDPEAYGDKAGHWIVVSADGENELAGGPWPDYERAEQEAGYINRMAAGLAEVREGRMTAEGLDTVANTMIVPGEYGVQSMVKHELDTWTGTTQVRGCVEIEQDGEKFVEEAPAEEAQFFGVYVGQEDGRMMWQSDHPTQEQANAVAQRLEAIHDQAKVYQSREAQEQTVSRSQAQAKENNAMETPKQEAAQPQQIAQEKTWLNVPYKEKNEAKQQGARWDKGAKSWYAPEGTNLAPLSKWLPENNEIRQEPPQDPRAEFAEALKDAGLKVEGLPQMDGKLHRVPVEGDEKGKSSGAYKGYLDGHPAGFIQNFKSGYKENWKATGQRLNPAEIAKLEREAEAKRQAREREREAGYNAKSQAITQELASLPDAPADHPYLKGKGLDGAGHAFGAKLDDRGNLVIPIEDKEGKVWSAQRIGPTGFKGYEKDAKVSGCYQVIGGKDALAAQDAHEPLLISTGFGTSASIHMATGRPVVVAFQDNNLQDVAQEFKQMFPERTIAVLGDDDRHLPERTPALPNSGRVKANEAAKAVGGRAIFPQFTAQEKGREFTDFSDLHRVRGLATVQRQVEQGLAQARTTVNARDQREQMLEKKQEREKEREEQKRSKSRGEARSLGL